The following coding sequences are from one Achromobacter sp. B7 window:
- a CDS encoding carboxypeptidase-like regulatory domain-containing protein: MNKRIERCTMSAMMALGSMAIAGVLSTAQAALPAVQHQGSVQYISGGIGIDESEAMKAAAKDYPLSLTFAAQREGKADYVASVAVVIRDAQGKEVLKTTAEGPYMLIKLPAGTYKVSATYEGRAQEREVNVQGAGSGRAVFEWK; this comes from the coding sequence ATGAACAAACGCATTGAACGCTGCACCATGTCGGCCATGATGGCGCTGGGCAGCATGGCGATTGCGGGCGTGTTGTCGACGGCGCAGGCTGCGCTGCCGGCGGTCCAACACCAGGGCTCGGTGCAGTACATCAGCGGCGGTATCGGCATTGATGAATCGGAAGCCATGAAGGCCGCCGCCAAGGATTACCCGCTGTCGCTGACTTTCGCGGCGCAGCGCGAGGGCAAGGCCGACTACGTGGCCAGCGTGGCCGTGGTCATCCGCGATGCACAAGGCAAGGAAGTCTTGAAGACCACGGCCGAAGGCCCGTACATGCTGATCAAGCTACCCGCGGGCACCTACAAGGTCTCGGCAACGTACGAAGGCCGCGCGCAAGAGCGCGAAGTGAACGTGCAGGGCGCGGGCAGCGGGCGCGCGGTATTTGAATGGAAGTGA
- a CDS encoding NRDE family protein: protein MCLAVLALHALSGIPVLIAANRDEFHARPTHPIAQWADAPTVYAGRDGLAGGTWMGVTTRGRFALVTNYREPGKHLNPAPSRGALVEDYLRGDEPPDVYLARTHESDQAYNGFNLIVGDTRQAWYLSNRDGPPRPLDPGIYALSNHLLDTPWPKLARTKTAFTDVLGRSPQPDLPALFDALADRQTATDDDMPATGLPPDRERLLSSPFIVSPDYGTRSSSVLVLFDGGSGQLDERRFSPDGTLSGESRLAFDWKA from the coding sequence ATGTGTCTTGCCGTATTGGCCCTGCACGCCTTGTCGGGCATTCCCGTTTTGATCGCCGCCAACCGCGACGAATTCCACGCGCGACCCACGCATCCGATAGCGCAATGGGCTGATGCGCCCACCGTCTACGCGGGCCGTGACGGCTTGGCGGGAGGCACCTGGATGGGCGTGACCACGCGCGGGCGCTTTGCACTGGTGACCAACTATCGCGAACCGGGCAAACACCTGAACCCGGCCCCGTCGCGCGGAGCGCTGGTTGAAGACTATCTGCGTGGCGACGAGCCGCCCGATGTTTACCTGGCCCGCACGCATGAATCGGACCAGGCGTATAACGGCTTCAACCTGATCGTGGGCGACACGCGCCAGGCCTGGTACCTGAGCAACCGCGACGGCCCGCCACGCCCGCTTGACCCCGGCATCTACGCCTTGTCGAACCATTTGCTGGATACGCCCTGGCCCAAGCTCGCCCGGACCAAGACGGCGTTTACCGATGTGCTGGGCCGCTCGCCGCAACCCGATCTGCCGGCCTTGTTCGACGCGCTGGCCGACCGCCAGACCGCCACGGACGATGACATGCCCGCCACCGGCCTGCCGCCCGACCGCGAAAGGCTGTTGAGCAGCCCGTTCATCGTCAGCCCCGACTACGGAACGCGCAGTTCCAGCGTGCTGGTTCTGTTCGACGGGGGCTCGGGCCAGCTGGACGAACGCCGCTTTTCACCTGACGGCACGCTTAGCGGCGAAAGCCGCCTGGCGTTCGACTGGAAAGCTTGA
- a CDS encoding FUSC family protein, translated as MSRPLTRHGARGANMRWLMSLAHMEPSPVSRWVALRAALAIGLPCAVGLALGQGAAAALVALGALPAITGDNGGPYRNRALSIGCTVLGGALGYLLGNLVAGHGLWTSAAMTVLVLIASLIGTFNNIAAVATLQFAVYVIVGSSLTSTLPPWLPSVLVGTGGLFGLGLTLVGWVINPIAPERAAVALAYRKLAALFAAIGTSRTMIARRDMEAAMTTAYDTVLAARGRAAGPSPRLARLAAQLQACTPLTNAALALARAGRPVPPTCARVMNHLADRVENDREPAPDDDIAALRQAGMPQLADALAQALPLMQGVKPADVDPLDGLTPAPPRTPWRVLARTYRPGPTTVRYLVRLGLCLIAAEAVALAASLPRSYWVPLIVVVIFKPNFGSVFARALQSCGGSVVGVAISATVLAVDQNGVASLLTVAVLASLLPWSIRRNYGLFSAILVPILMLLIGALQPGSWAIALARLIDVGVAAGIVLLVGYLPWIRIERNNLDHAVSAAMDTLAAYVNTVFQADAANRHALRARAYASLSDLRIALQRGLSEPRLVSRRALAWWPVEVALERVANAVSDTAWSLPPGQPAPTAAQVGLLAQALHALSVAVANGTPPPDAAITAPTPALADVAAEIENLRAALTGPEFAATTPGVRPPHPTSHQV; from the coding sequence GTGTCCCGCCCCCTGACCCGCCACGGCGCGCGCGGCGCCAACATGCGCTGGCTGATGAGCCTGGCACACATGGAGCCTTCGCCCGTCAGCCGCTGGGTGGCGCTGCGCGCAGCGCTGGCCATCGGCCTGCCCTGCGCCGTGGGGCTGGCACTGGGCCAAGGCGCGGCCGCCGCGCTGGTGGCGCTGGGCGCGCTGCCCGCCATCACGGGCGACAACGGCGGCCCGTATCGCAACCGCGCCTTGTCCATCGGCTGCACCGTGCTGGGCGGCGCGCTGGGTTACCTGCTGGGCAACCTGGTAGCCGGCCACGGGCTGTGGACATCGGCCGCCATGACGGTGCTGGTGCTGATTGCCAGCCTGATCGGCACCTTCAACAACATCGCGGCGGTAGCCACGCTGCAATTCGCGGTGTACGTCATCGTCGGCTCCAGCCTGACGTCCACCCTGCCGCCGTGGCTGCCGTCCGTGCTGGTCGGCACGGGCGGGCTGTTCGGCCTGGGGTTGACGCTGGTGGGCTGGGTCATCAACCCGATCGCCCCGGAACGCGCCGCCGTCGCGCTGGCCTACCGCAAGCTGGCCGCCTTGTTTGCCGCCATCGGCACGTCGCGCACGATGATCGCGCGGCGCGACATGGAAGCGGCCATGACCACCGCGTACGACACCGTGTTGGCGGCACGCGGGCGCGCCGCCGGCCCATCGCCGCGCCTGGCCCGGCTGGCGGCCCAATTGCAAGCCTGCACCCCGCTGACCAATGCCGCCCTGGCGCTGGCGCGTGCGGGGCGCCCGGTGCCGCCCACCTGCGCGCGCGTGATGAACCACCTGGCCGACCGTGTCGAAAACGACCGCGAGCCCGCCCCGGATGACGACATCGCCGCCTTGCGCCAGGCCGGCATGCCCCAGCTGGCGGATGCCCTGGCCCAGGCGCTGCCCCTGATGCAAGGGGTCAAGCCGGCTGACGTGGACCCGCTGGATGGCTTGACGCCCGCGCCGCCGCGCACGCCGTGGCGCGTGCTGGCCCGCACCTATCGCCCCGGCCCGACCACCGTGCGTTACCTGGTCCGGCTGGGCCTGTGCCTGATCGCGGCGGAAGCCGTGGCGCTGGCCGCATCGCTGCCGCGTTCGTACTGGGTGCCGCTCATCGTCGTGGTGATCTTCAAGCCGAACTTTGGCTCGGTATTTGCCCGCGCGCTGCAAAGCTGTGGCGGCAGCGTGGTGGGCGTGGCCATCAGCGCCACCGTGCTGGCCGTGGACCAGAACGGCGTCGCCAGCCTGTTGACGGTGGCGGTGCTGGCGTCGTTGCTGCCGTGGTCCATCCGGCGCAACTACGGCTTGTTTTCCGCCATTCTGGTGCCGATTCTGATGCTGTTGATCGGGGCCTTGCAGCCAGGCTCGTGGGCCATCGCGCTGGCCCGGCTGATCGACGTGGGCGTGGCCGCCGGCATCGTGTTGCTGGTGGGCTATCTGCCCTGGATACGCATCGAACGCAACAACCTGGACCACGCGGTTTCCGCCGCGATGGACACACTGGCCGCCTACGTCAACACCGTGTTCCAGGCGGACGCCGCCAACCGCCATGCGTTGCGCGCGCGGGCCTACGCCAGCTTGTCGGACCTGCGCATTGCCTTGCAACGGGGCTTGTCCGAGCCCCGCCTGGTCAGCCGCAGGGCGCTGGCGTGGTGGCCGGTTGAGGTCGCATTGGAACGCGTGGCCAACGCGGTGTCCGACACCGCCTGGTCGCTGCCGCCCGGCCAGCCCGCGCCCACTGCCGCCCAGGTCGGGCTGCTTGCGCAGGCCTTGCATGCGCTAAGCGTGGCGGTGGCCAACGGCACGCCGCCGCCGGACGCCGCCATCACCGCGCCAACGCCCGCCCTGGCCGACGTGGCCGCCGAGATCGAGAACCTGCGCGCCGCGCTGACTGGCCCGGAATTTGCTGCAACGACGCCGGGCGTGCGCCCACCCCACCCAACTTCCCACCAGGTTTGA
- a CDS encoding YbaK/prolyl-tRNA synthetase associated domain-containing protein → MEVFERLQALLAQHQARHRLIHHPAAGRSVEVAAIRGTEVSQGAKALVCRVKISSNLRKNVLAVFPADKQADLDAIARAAGGKKASLASQELARELTGCEIGAIPPFSFNPDLHLLVDPSLRSRHDEIVFNAGRLDASILLNTEDYFRLAAPDVAPLIKP, encoded by the coding sequence ATGGAAGTCTTTGAACGCCTGCAAGCCCTGCTGGCCCAGCACCAGGCCCGCCATCGCCTGATCCACCACCCCGCCGCCGGCCGCTCGGTCGAAGTGGCCGCCATCCGTGGCACCGAAGTCAGCCAGGGCGCCAAGGCGCTGGTCTGCCGGGTGAAGATCTCGTCAAACCTGCGCAAGAACGTCCTGGCCGTGTTTCCGGCCGACAAACAGGCCGACCTGGACGCCATCGCGCGCGCGGCGGGCGGCAAGAAGGCATCGCTGGCCTCGCAGGAACTGGCCCGCGAACTTACCGGCTGCGAAATCGGCGCCATCCCGCCCTTCTCGTTCAACCCCGACCTGCACCTGCTGGTGGACCCCAGCCTGCGCAGCCGCCACGACGAAATCGTGTTCAACGCAGGGCGCCTGGACGCATCCATCCTGCTGAACACGGAAGACTACTTCCGGCTGGCGGCGCCCGACGTCGCGCCGCTGATCAAGCCCTGA
- a CDS encoding response regulator transcription factor, with the protein MNDLLDLIVFSPDPDQRARRSDELADMGFSPRRCEDSNGLFRLFQARRTPLLVMEAELTDLCMAVAGLRAMDTTAGIIAVSNFDSPENRILGLHCGADACFQHDVATAEIAAALQALVRRVPATGRRPMAADAEPRFAATPAAPAAPEPPGKWQFLDAAWTLVSPQGTRLSLTLAEREFLLRLTTSADKRLPRGDASGSDAQAGRESVRRTDVVVSRLRRKAQDVNVELPIRTVWGWGYAFTGEI; encoded by the coding sequence ATGAACGACCTACTAGACCTGATCGTCTTCTCACCCGATCCCGACCAACGCGCGCGCCGCAGCGACGAACTGGCCGACATGGGTTTCTCGCCCCGCCGGTGCGAGGATTCCAACGGCCTGTTTCGCCTGTTTCAGGCGCGCCGTACGCCGTTGCTGGTGATGGAAGCCGAGCTGACCGATCTTTGCATGGCGGTTGCGGGCCTGCGCGCCATGGACACCACCGCCGGCATCATCGCCGTGTCCAACTTCGATTCGCCCGAAAACCGCATCCTGGGCCTGCACTGCGGCGCCGACGCGTGTTTTCAGCACGACGTGGCCACCGCCGAGATCGCCGCCGCGCTGCAAGCCCTGGTGCGGCGCGTACCCGCCACCGGCCGCCGCCCCATGGCGGCCGACGCCGAACCCCGCTTCGCTGCCACACCCGCGGCGCCCGCCGCGCCCGAACCTCCCGGCAAGTGGCAGTTTCTGGACGCCGCCTGGACGTTGGTCAGCCCGCAAGGCACGCGCTTGTCGCTGACCTTGGCCGAACGCGAATTCCTGCTCAGGTTGACGACGTCGGCCGACAAGCGGCTGCCGCGTGGCGACGCGTCCGGCTCGGACGCCCAGGCGGGCCGAGAATCGGTGCGCCGCACCGACGTGGTGGTCAGCCGCTTGCGGCGCAAGGCGCAGGACGTGAACGTAGAGCTGCCGATTCGCACCGTGTGGGGCTGGGGCTACGCCTTCACCGGCGAAATCTGA
- a CDS encoding efflux transporter outer membrane subunit, producing MPRFPRPFMVFRLRAVVLAMPPAAISLLALTTTGCTVGPDFTSPNPPAVASYTADDNAQRATSAQRLQPGADIPAQWWRLFGSDALDQLVRQALEASPTLAQARATLRQATEELDAETGGRLLPSADANLSATRQKVDPSAFGVPVTQPPAPFTLYNASIDVSYTLDVFGGNRRALEGLAAQVNYQAHELQAARMSLAANVVTAAIRQADLSERLAATRDLLDAQQRQQDIMRQRVALGGVAEADLRNQEVLVAQTRATLPPLEKQLSQTTHQLAVYLGEPPAALRTPPLRLAELTLPPDIPTGVPSALTRQRPDILAAEALWHKASADVGVATANQYPQFTLTASFGSQRTRAGDLSDGVNVWSLGLGLVQPLFRGGELRARKRAAEAGYEAAAAAYRQTVLDGFRQVADALRAVQTDADAFNAYDDAWRRADDALRIAQGRFQAGGISHQSLLDSQRQLLQTRIARSEADAARYADTAALLQALGGGWWNEPQNP from the coding sequence ATGCCACGTTTTCCCCGTCCCTTTATGGTTTTTCGTTTGCGTGCGGTGGTGCTGGCGATGCCGCCGGCGGCGATCAGCCTGTTGGCCTTGACCACCACCGGCTGCACCGTCGGGCCTGATTTCACTTCACCGAACCCGCCCGCCGTGGCTTCCTACACGGCCGATGACAACGCGCAACGCGCCACTAGCGCACAACGCCTGCAACCCGGCGCGGACATTCCCGCGCAATGGTGGCGGCTGTTCGGTTCGGACGCGCTGGACCAGTTGGTGCGGCAGGCGCTTGAAGCCAGCCCCACGCTGGCCCAGGCGCGCGCCACGCTGCGGCAGGCTACCGAAGAGCTGGACGCCGAAACCGGCGGCAGGCTGCTGCCGTCGGCCGATGCCAACCTGTCCGCCACGCGGCAAAAGGTGGACCCGTCGGCGTTCGGCGTGCCGGTGACGCAGCCGCCTGCGCCCTTCACGCTGTACAACGCGTCAATCGACGTGTCCTACACGCTGGACGTCTTTGGCGGCAACCGGCGCGCGCTGGAAGGCCTGGCGGCGCAGGTGAATTACCAGGCCCACGAATTGCAAGCCGCGCGCATGTCGCTGGCGGCCAACGTAGTAACCGCCGCCATCCGCCAGGCTGACCTGTCCGAGCGCCTGGCCGCCACCCGCGACCTGCTGGACGCCCAGCAGCGCCAGCAGGACATCATGCGGCAACGCGTGGCGCTGGGCGGCGTGGCCGAGGCCGATTTGCGCAACCAGGAAGTGCTGGTGGCGCAAACCCGCGCCACGCTGCCACCGCTGGAAAAGCAGCTGTCGCAGACCACGCATCAGCTGGCCGTGTACCTGGGCGAGCCGCCCGCCGCGCTGCGTACGCCGCCCCTGCGCCTGGCGGAGCTGACCTTGCCGCCCGACATTCCCACCGGCGTGCCCTCCGCGCTGACGCGCCAGCGGCCGGACATTCTTGCCGCCGAGGCGCTGTGGCACAAGGCGTCGGCGGACGTGGGCGTGGCCACCGCCAACCAGTATCCGCAGTTCACACTCACCGCCAGTTTCGGTTCCCAGCGCACGCGCGCGGGCGATCTATCGGACGGCGTGAATGTATGGAGCCTTGGGCTGGGGCTGGTGCAACCGCTGTTTCGCGGCGGCGAACTGCGCGCGCGCAAGCGTGCGGCCGAAGCGGGTTACGAAGCGGCGGCTGCCGCCTACCGCCAAACGGTGCTGGACGGCTTCCGCCAGGTGGCCGACGCGCTGCGCGCCGTGCAGACCGACGCGGACGCGTTCAACGCCTACGACGACGCGTGGCGTCGCGCGGACGACGCGCTGCGCATTGCGCAAGGCCGCTTTCAGGCGGGCGGCATCAGCCACCAAAGCCTGCTGGATAGTCAACGCCAACTGCTGCAAACCCGCATCGCGCGCAGCGAAGCCGATGCGGCACGCTACGCCGACACGGCGGCGCTGTTGCAGGCGTTGGGCGGTGGCTGGTGGAACGAGCCACAAAACCCGTAG
- a CDS encoding ABC transporter permease yields the protein MMRHLQGFSWARWWSMVLKEFLQLRRDRITFGMIVGLPIMQLALFGYAINTDPKQMPTAVITADHSPFTRSFIAAMKSSDYFHITEELRDEEAGRAALAQGRVLFVVTIPPDFSRSLLRGERPALLIEADATDPMATGMAIGAATQLTQAVAQKDLTGPLAKLAGGQPPFDVRVHRLYNEEQISQYNTVPGLMGVILTMTLVMMTGLAMTRERERGTMENLLSMPVRPLEVMTGKIVPYIAIGLIQATIILLAAHFVFHVPILGSLLSVYLAALLFVAANLTVGITLSSLAQNQLQAMQLTMFYFLPNMLLSGFMFPFQGMPMWAQYLGNLLPLTHFNRLIRGILLKGNGWWDLWPSIWPLMLFTAVVMTAAVKFYRRTLD from the coding sequence ATGATGCGCCATCTGCAAGGCTTTTCGTGGGCGCGCTGGTGGAGCATGGTGCTGAAGGAATTCTTGCAGTTGCGCCGTGACCGCATCACCTTCGGCATGATCGTGGGCCTGCCCATCATGCAGTTGGCGCTGTTCGGCTACGCCATCAACACCGACCCCAAGCAGATGCCCACGGCCGTCATCACGGCCGACCACAGCCCGTTCACGCGCAGCTTCATCGCGGCGATGAAATCGTCGGACTACTTCCACATCACCGAAGAACTGCGCGACGAAGAAGCCGGCCGCGCCGCGCTGGCGCAGGGCCGCGTGCTGTTCGTGGTGACCATACCGCCGGATTTTTCCCGCAGCCTGCTGCGCGGCGAACGGCCGGCGCTGCTGATCGAAGCCGACGCCACCGACCCCATGGCCACCGGCATGGCGATTGGCGCGGCCACGCAGCTGACGCAAGCCGTGGCGCAAAAGGACCTGACCGGCCCGCTGGCCAAGCTGGCGGGGGGGCAACCCCCTTTCGACGTGCGCGTGCACCGGCTTTACAACGAAGAGCAGATCTCGCAATACAACACCGTGCCCGGGCTGATGGGTGTGATCCTGACGATGACGTTGGTGATGATGACGGGCCTGGCCATGACGCGCGAACGCGAGCGCGGCACCATGGAAAACCTGCTGTCGATGCCGGTGCGCCCGCTTGAGGTCATGACCGGCAAGATCGTGCCGTACATCGCCATCGGGCTGATCCAGGCCACGATCATCCTACTGGCCGCGCACTTCGTTTTCCATGTGCCGATCCTGGGCAGCCTGCTGTCGGTGTATCTTGCGGCGCTGCTGTTCGTGGCGGCCAACCTGACGGTGGGCATCACGCTGTCGTCGCTGGCGCAGAACCAGTTGCAGGCCATGCAGCTGACCATGTTTTATTTTCTGCCCAACATGCTGCTGTCCGGATTCATGTTCCCGTTTCAGGGCATGCCCATGTGGGCGCAGTACCTGGGCAACCTGCTGCCGCTGACGCACTTCAACCGGCTGATCCGCGGCATCCTGCTCAAGGGCAACGGCTGGTGGGATCTGTGGCCCAGCATCTGGCCGCTGATGCTGTTCACCGCGGTCGTGATGACCGCCGCCGTGAAGTTCTACCGCCGCACTCTGGATTGA
- a CDS encoding ABC transporter ATP-binding protein: MTAPPNHPADHPADLQPAAPDSGKAVIDVRGLNKRFGNKHVVNDVSLRVQEGEIFGFLGPNGSGKTTCIRLMCGLLTPDSGSGTCLGYDIVKDSAQIKRHVGYMTQKFSYWDDLTIRENLDFVARMYDMPQRRQTVDRALEDLGLHSRANQLTGSLSGGWKQRMALAACLLHEPRLLLLDEPTAGVDPTARRDFWEQLHELAARGISVLVSTHYMDEAERCHKLAYISYGKLLTQGTAEQVIAEQRLSTWAIHGHNLVPLGQRLRSAPGVDQTVAFGSALHVSGQNAELLERTLRDAIRGQGLRLERIDTSLEDVFIFLMNRSTDNFASPA; the protein is encoded by the coding sequence ATGACCGCGCCCCCCAACCACCCCGCTGATCACCCCGCCGACCTTCAGCCGGCCGCGCCCGATTCCGGCAAGGCCGTGATCGACGTGCGAGGCTTGAACAAACGCTTTGGCAACAAGCACGTCGTCAACGATGTATCGCTGCGCGTGCAGGAAGGCGAGATCTTCGGCTTCCTGGGCCCCAATGGCAGCGGCAAGACCACCTGCATCCGCTTGATGTGCGGCCTGCTGACGCCGGATTCCGGCAGCGGCACCTGCCTGGGCTACGACATTGTGAAAGACAGCGCGCAGATCAAGCGCCATGTCGGCTACATGACGCAGAAGTTCTCGTACTGGGACGATCTGACGATCCGCGAAAACCTGGATTTTGTGGCGCGCATGTACGACATGCCGCAACGCCGCCAGACCGTGGACCGCGCGCTGGAAGACCTGGGCCTGCACAGCCGCGCCAACCAGCTGACCGGATCGTTGTCGGGCGGCTGGAAGCAGCGGATGGCGCTGGCCGCCTGCCTGCTGCACGAACCGCGCCTGCTGTTGCTGGACGAACCGACGGCGGGCGTGGACCCCACCGCGCGGCGCGACTTCTGGGAACAGCTGCACGAATTGGCGGCGCGCGGCATCTCGGTGCTGGTCAGCACGCACTACATGGACGAGGCCGAACGCTGCCACAAGCTGGCCTATATCTCGTACGGCAAGCTGCTGACGCAAGGCACCGCCGAGCAGGTGATTGCCGAGCAACGGCTATCCACCTGGGCCATCCATGGTCACAACCTGGTGCCGCTGGGCCAACGCCTGCGCAGCGCGCCGGGCGTGGACCAGACGGTGGCGTTCGGGTCGGCGCTGCACGTCAGCGGCCAGAACGCCGAGCTGCTGGAACGCACCTTGCGGGACGCGATACGCGGCCAGGGCCTGCGTCTGGAACGCATCGACACCAGCCTGGAAGACGTGTTCATCTTTTTGATGAACCGGTCCACTGACAACTTCGCGAGCCCCGCATGA